In Oreochromis niloticus isolate F11D_XX linkage group LG18, O_niloticus_UMD_NMBU, whole genome shotgun sequence, one genomic interval encodes:
- the LOC109195663 gene encoding LOW QUALITY PROTEIN: pancreatic alpha-amylase-like (The sequence of the model RefSeq protein was modified relative to this genomic sequence to represent the inferred CDS: inserted 3 bases in 2 codons), which produces MKLFILVALFGLGLAQHNPNLEXGRTSIVHLXEWRWADIAQECERFLGPKGFGGVQISPPNEHILVNNPFRPWWQRYQPISYNLCSRSGNEAELKDMITRCNNVGVNIYVDAVINHMCGSGGGAGTHSSCGSWFDAGKEDFPSVPYSNLDFNDNKCKTGSGEIENYGDIYQVRDCRLVGLLDLALEKDYVRGKVAEYMNKLINMGVAGFRVDACKHMWPGDLSAVYGRLNNLNTQWFPGGSRPFIYQEVIDLGGEPITANEYVGLGRVTEFKYGAKIGEVFRKWNNQKLSYTKNWGEGWGFMANGNALVFTDNHDNQRGHGAGGASILTFWDPRLYKMAVGYMLAHPYGVTRVMSSYRWDRNIVNGQDQNDWIGPPSNGDGSTKPVIVNSDQTCGNGWVCEHRWRQITNMVIFRNVVNGQPHSNWWDNQGNQVAFGRGNRGFIIFNNEDWDLNVTLNTGLPGGTYCDVISGQKEGSRCTGKQVSVGGDGRATFSISGKDEDPFIAIHADSKL; this is translated from the exons ATGAAGTTGTTCATCTTGGTGGCTCTGTTCGGGCTTGGCTTGGCCCAGCACAACCCCAATTTAGA TGGAAGGACTTCCATCGTCCACC TTGAGTGGCGTTGGGCTGACATTGCTCAAGAGTGTGAACGCTTCTTGGGACCCAAAGGCTTTGGTGGAGTTCAG ATCTCTCCTCCAAATGAACACATTCTGGTGAACAATCCCTTCAGGCCCTGGTGGCAGAGATACCAGCCAATCAGCTACAACCTCTGCTCAAGATCTGGCAATGAGGCAGAACTGAAAGACATGATCACCCGCTGCAACAACGTTGGG GTTAACATCTATGTGGATGCCGTTATCAACCACATGTGTGGATCTGGTGGTGGAGCAGGAACCCACTCTTCATGTGGAAGCTGGTTTGATGCTGGCAAAGAAGATTTCCCCAGTGTCCCATATTCTAACTTGGACTTCAATGACAATAAATGCAAGACTGGGAGTGGTGAGATTGAGAACTATGGTGATATATATCAG GTACGTGACTGCCGTCTGGTGGGTCTGCTGGACCTTGCCCTGGAGAAAGACTACGTTAGGGGCAAAGTGGCCGAGTACATGAACAAGCTGATTAACATGGGTGTGGCTGGATTCAGAGTGGATGCCTGCAAACACATGTGGCCTGGTGATCTGAGTGCTGTCTATGGTCGTCTGAACAACCTTAACACCCAGTGGTTCCCTGGTGGCTCCAGACCTTTCATCTATCAGGAG GTTATTGATCTGGGAGGTGAGCCCATTACAGCTAATGAGTACGTCGGCCTTGGAAGAGTGACTGAGTTTAAATATGGTGCCAAAATAGGAGAGGTCTTCAGAAAGTGGAACAACCAGAAGCTTTCCTACACTAA GAACTGGGGAGAAGGATGGGGTTTCATGGCTAACGGCAATGCTCTCGTCTTCACTGACAACCATGATAACCAGAGAGGCCATGGTGCTGGCGGTGCATCCATCCTTACATTCTGGGACCCCAGACTCTACAAGATGGCTGTTGGTTACATGCTTGCCCACCCTTACGGTGTAACCAGGGTCATGTCTAGCTATCGCTGGGACCGCAACATTGTAAACGGACAA GATCAGAATGACTGGATTGGACCCCCCAGCAATGGTGATGGATCAACCAAGCCTGTTATTGTCAACTCTGACCAGACCTGTGGGAATGGATGGGTTTGTGAGCATAGATGGCGCCAGATCAC TAACATGGTTATTTTCCGTAATGTGGTCAATGGACAGCCTCACTCCAACTGGTGGGACAACCAGGGCAACCAGGTTGCCTTTGGCCGTGGTAATCGTGGTTTCATCATTTTTAACAATGAGGACTG GGACCTGAATGTTACCTTGAACACAGGCTTGCCTGGTGGCACCTACTGTGATGTCATTTCTGGTCAGAAGGAAGGAAGCAGATGCACTGGGAAGCAGGTCAGTGTTGGTGGTGATGGCCGTGCCACCTTCTCGATCAGTGGCAAAGATGAGGACCCCTTCATCGCTATCCACGCAGATTCGAAGCTGTAA